The Saccharomycodes ludwigii strain NBRC 1722 chromosome II, whole genome shotgun sequence genome window below encodes:
- the STE4 gene encoding G protein subunit beta (similar to Saccharomyces cerevisiae YOR212W | STE4 | STErile), translating to MANASNNTHLQLRLDQAKEETKQLYSHLERLTKKNNDADLFSMAHNIDSLTGRNTIESSVITRNYNNKNRFFSYGVNLKKVRTLNGHTNKIADVKWSKDSKHILTVSQDGFMIIWDPATGLKQNAVILNNQWVLAGAISPQNNLVASAGLNNNCTVYRLNEKDTIQQKIISIFKGHSCYISEIEFLNNSQIITASGDMTCCLWDIPKGKRIGEFSEHLGDVLSLSVDPSSSDPRVFASAGSDGYILLWDVRQPYTSNSIQKFFASDSDISSLKHFVDSNSIASGSDDGLIRLFDFRADCKISEYSLKQQQQLNNNYIPKSFDYRNHDNSIGEYKPSTISRFSNYSANSPIISDYESANTANFDTEGVISIDFSHSGRLMYSCYSEYGCVIWDLLKNEIVGKLEGHKNRITKVKTSPDGYGVCTGSWDNTVNLWTPDYD from the coding sequence ATGGCAAATgctagtaataatactcATCTTCAACTTCGACTAGATCAGGCCAAAGAGGAAACAAAGCAACTTTATTCTCACTTGGAAAGGTTAACTAAGAAGAATAACGATGCAGATTTATTTAGTATGGCACACAACATAGATAGCCTAACCGGTAGGAATACCATAGAGTCATCTGTTATTACCagaaattataataataagaatagatttttttcatatggtgtaaatttaaagaaagtACGTACATTGAATGGgcatacaaataaaattgctGATGTTAAGTGGAGTAAAGATTCTAAACATATATTAACAGTTTCACAGGATGGATTTATGATTATTTGGGATCCAGCAACTggtttaaaacaaaatgccGTTATATTAAACAATCAGTGGGTGTTGGCTGGTGCAATTTCTCCTCAAAATAACCTAGTAGCAAGCGCTGGtttaaataacaattgTACCGTGTATAGATTAAATGAAAAGGATACtattcaacaaaaaattatttcaatttttaaaggtCATAGTTGTTATATTTCAGAAATTGAGTTTTTAAACAATTCTCAAATAATTACAGCGAGCGGTGATATGACATGCTGTTTATGGGATATACCTAAGGGTAAACGAATTGGTGAATTTTCGGAGCATTTGGGAGATGTTTTATCATTGTCGGTAGATCCTTCTAGTTCTGATCCACGTGTTTTTGCCAGTGCTGGAAGCGATGGCTATATTTTACTATGGGATGTTAGACAACCGTATACCAGTAACTCTATTCAAAAATTCTTTGCTAGTGATAGTGACATAAGTTCGTTAAAGCATTTTGTAGACAGTAATTCTATAGCTAGTGGTAGTGATGATGGATTAATCAGATTGTTTGATTTTAGAGCTGATTGCAAAATATCAGAATATTCTTtaaaacagcaacaacaacttaataataactaCATACCAAAAAGCTTTGATTATCGTAATCATGATAATTCCATTGGGGAATATAAACCTTCGACAATATCAAGGTTTTCTAACTATTCTGCGAATTCACCAATAATTAGTGATTATGAAAGTGCAAATACTGCTAACTTTGATACTGAAGGTGTTATTTCTATAGACTTTAGTCATTCTGGTAGATTAATGTATAGTTGTTATTCAGAATATGGTTGTGTGATCTGGGacctattaaaaaatgaaattgttGGAAAATTGGAAGGCCATAAGAATAGGATTACAAAAGTTAAAACTAGTCCAGATGGGTATGGTGTCTGTACAGGATCTTGGGATAACACCGTAAACTTATGGACACCTGATTATGATTAG
- the TBF1 gene encoding Tbf1p (similar to Saccharomyces cerevisiae YPL128C | TBF1 | TTAGGG repeat-Binding Factor) encodes MTGKMEIDPSIDSSSDIATTATTNTNITAEDTSSLVPKKTTTGTTQNDGINGDLNSGKGVDNKMANIVTDGEDRQTSSDTEIIPIQESLTKTVSTIVNSDTEANNTPIENTEPINNEYSSATKEYSGFFEKLPLKTHLTFNSYVLLNNLSSQILGVFLNNNPETVLDLLFSDVNDQTNVNHTNVKTFDILLNIFQSVLKIYGKPDHESPFITLEDIIPGIWDTDVDKKTLFLNSQTFIRFAKQLSITDKSNGTTQKNNSALITLELKKKLLVALHKTNMTIYILSFLGFYPYGFKLINRYFLDVLNGSSVLKTSFYTIDGNKKQNQSGGNNKNNDRNDDDYKDEEECDNNNTLLSNSITNGEENVASLGNLGTKLLKSQGVIFLDLKTQAYISSIEHELSMLSNADATKTPNEETNISSEIISKELRLRQLNEIFNLDEIKKDLLSRKNGKYANLSPGEREFMTKCGNRKDHLISFDTFKSLSSEYEWTDFSRGMLKFITKELKYILLVDIEGNCSNTSNENDNRSNENGSENTNINNLTDIKNIGGINNSILLPTSELDNITQTTNNDSNTNGYLGVLNPNTSKRAITAVVEDNDQDEQNQEQSASKRKRGRKRKEPSNNYELIPKTKQKRLWTSEEEDALLAALKVCGPSWSKILDLYGAGGKISEQLKNRSQVQLKDKARNWKMFFLKTSLPVPSYLKTVTGGLERTERQKQKNKKQSNVKKTDAFTNKTPKRIQKTTIRMDLTKFEINEKDWENAQRLHKLGVIPFLIKEPEKKVESNLNTDEKDRADSDGDNTKMNYEVQEKELNKLCVSVEKKNNLDSCFEVDI; translated from the exons ATGACAGGTAAAATGGAAATAGATCCCAGTATTGATTCTAGTAGTGATATTGctactactgctactacAAACACGAACATAACTGCTGAAGATACTTCATCTTTGGTACCCAAGAAAACTACAACTGGCACAACACAAAATGATGGCATCAACGGAGATCTAAATAGCGGGAAGGGTGTTGATAACAAAATGGCCAACATTGTGACGGATGGGGAAGACAGACAAACATCCTCTGACACCGAAATTATACCCATACAAGAAAGTTTAACTAAAACCGTAAGTACAATTGTAAACAGTGATACAGAGGCAAATAACACGCCAATAGAAAATACAGAGccaataaataatgagTACTCTTCTGCCACTAAAGAATATTCGggattttttgaaaagttaCCCTTAAAGACCCACTTAACCTTTAATTCCTATGTTTTATTGAACAATCTATCCTCTCAAATTCTTGGGGTTTTCTTAAATAATAACCCTGAAACAGTcttagatttattattttcagaCGTTAACGACCAGACAAACGTGAATCACACAAACGTGAAAACATTTGATATACTATTAAATATCTTCCAGTctgtattaaaaatatatggcAAACCTGATCATGAGTCACCATTCATTACCCTAGAAGATATAATACCTGGTATTTGGGATACTGATGTGGATAAGAAAacactatttttaaactcTCAAACATTTATAAGATTTGCTAAACAATTATCCATAACTGATAAGAGCAACGGCACTACGCAGAAAAACAATTCTGCGTTGATAACTTTagaattaaagaaaaaattattggtgGCTCTACATAAGACCAATATgactatttatatattatcatttttaggTTTTTATCCTTACGGTTTTAAATTGATCAATCGATATTTCTTAGATGTTTTAAATGGGTCAAGCGTATTGAAAACTAGTTTTTACACCATAgatggaaataaaaagcaaaacCAAAGTGGTGgaaataataagaataatgaTAGGAACGATGATGATTACAAAGATGAAGAGGAATGtgataacaacaatacttTACTTTCCAATAGCATCACAAATGGTGAGGAAAATGTTGCCAGTCTGGGTAATCTAGGAACCaagttattaaaatcaCAGGGagttatatttttagatCTTAAAACACAAGCTTATATATCATCTATTGAACATGAACTTTCAATGCTATCTAATGCAGATGCTACCAAAACACCTAATGaagaaacaaatatttcGTCTGAAATTATAAGCAAAGAATTACGGTTGCGACAACTGAATGAGATTTTTAACTTggatgaaataaaaaaagatttgttAAGTAGAAAAAATGGCAAATATGCTAATTTATCACCAGGAGAAAGAGAATTTATGACTAAATGTGGGAATCGTAAGGATCATTTAATTAGTTTTGatacttttaaaagtttatcTTCAGAATACGAATGGACAGACTTTTCAAGAGGAAtgttaaaatttattaccAAGGAATTGAAGTATATATTGCTAGTGGATATTGAAGGCAATTGTAGTAATACCagtaatgaaaatgataatagaAGCAATGAGAATGGCAGTGaaaatactaatattaataatcttactgatataaaaaacatCGGTGGTATAAATAACAGCATTTTATTGCCCACCAGTGAACTTGATAATATCACTCAGACCACGAATAATGATAGTAATACTAATGGATACTTAGGGGTCTTAAATCCAAACACATCTAAAAGAGCTATAACAGCTGTTGTTGAGGATAATGATCAAGATGAACAAAACCAAGAACAATCTGCATCCAAACGCAAAAGGGGtaggaaaaggaaagaacCCTCAAATAATTATGAGCTTAttccaaaaacaaaacaaaaaagattatgGACCAGTGAAGAGGAAGACGCATTATTAGCGGCTTTAAAAGTGTGCGGTCCTTCTTGGTCCAAGATACTCGATTTATATGGTGCTGGTGGGAAAATATCTGagcaattgaaaaatagaTCACAAGttcaattaaaagataaagcaaggaattggaaaatgttttttttaaaaacgtCATTGCCAGTTCCAtcttatttaaaaacagtCACCGGTGGGTTAGAAAGAACCGAAAGACAAAAGcaaaagaacaagaaacAATCGAATGTCAAAAAGACTGATGcttttacaaataaaactCCAAAAAGAATCCAAAAAACCACTATCAGAATGGATTTGACCAAGtttgaaattaatgaaaaagattGGGAAAATGCGCAGAGATTGCATAAATTGGGGGTTAtcccatttttaattaaagaacCCGAGAAAAAGGTTGAAAGTAACCTTAATACTGATGAGAAAGATCGTGCTGATTCTGATGGTGATAACACTAAAATGAATTATGAAGTGcaggaaaaa gaattaaataaattatgcGTCAGtgtggaaaaaaaaaacaatttagaTTCATGTTTTGAGGTAGACATTTAA